In Streptomyces seoulensis, the following are encoded in one genomic region:
- a CDS encoding lectin, translating into MAAAVAGAALVGAYALPASAAPARVAALVAHPADLVNPFIGTSNDANDFPGADVPFGMVQWSPDTSSRPPGGGYEYKDASITGFSLTHIAGPGCGAAGDVPVLPTVGAVNNSATDSFSHANESATAGSYKVALDNKVTTELATTARSGMARFTFPATTQANLLFKLNSSQNGGSSTQFNVVSSTEVSGQVTSGRFCGAGNSYTVYFDMVFDRPFATSGSSLAPEKPAPSAKRAGKNAADKPNHPRLHGTAPKSVKGGATPKAAASNAHVTFDTSSSQTVQAKVGVSYVSIANASANRVAENPNWNFDAIRTSAHDAWDSALGKVLIGGGTSDQQKIFYTALYHSLLHPNVISDTNGQYFGFDGRTHTVDSGHRAAYANYSGWDIYRSQAQLEALVSPQVASDTAQSMLDDYQQTGIFPKWSENNGESYVMVGDPAAAIIADYYAFGARNFDTSAALAGLLKQASTANNDRPGLSYLDNPGYEPHDGSYGCCNFYGPVATTLEYNTADFALSAFAGALGDSGSQKTYAHRAQDWRNVLNPASGFVQPRNLDGSWTGGFDPTSGTDMVEADSWIYTGMVPFNVAGLATAKGGNKVMGDYLDTVLRSYTGANGYAWVGNEPSIELPWEYDYIGMPYKTQATVRAVQDQIWSNSPAGLADGNDDLGAMSAWYVWSALGMFPMTPGTADLALGSPLFPQAQVTLPSGKTLTVNGTGAADNAPYVQSATFNGSAWNNAYAPTSALTSGGTLGFTLGTTANTGWASGTSAAPPSYPDDTSAPAKPRVGPVKAGVSSSLCVDDANSGTADHTAIQLWTCNGTYAQDWTVASDGTLRTLGKCLDVTNSGTVNGTLVQLYACNGTGAQKWTAGSDGSLKNANSGLCLDDPNSATAEGTRLQIYTCNGSAAQKWTLPAA; encoded by the coding sequence GTGGCTGCCGCCGTGGCAGGGGCCGCGCTGGTCGGTGCGTACGCGCTGCCCGCTTCCGCGGCGCCCGCGCGGGTCGCCGCTCTCGTGGCTCATCCGGCCGATCTGGTCAACCCGTTCATCGGTACGTCCAACGACGCCAATGACTTCCCCGGCGCGGACGTGCCGTTCGGCATGGTGCAGTGGAGTCCGGACACCTCGTCGCGGCCGCCGGGCGGGGGGTACGAGTACAAGGACGCCTCGATCACCGGGTTCAGCCTCACGCACATCGCCGGGCCCGGCTGCGGGGCGGCGGGGGACGTGCCGGTGCTGCCGACGGTCGGCGCGGTCAACAACTCGGCCACCGACTCCTTCTCGCACGCCAACGAGTCCGCCACGGCCGGGTCGTACAAGGTCGCGCTGGACAACAAGGTGACCACCGAGCTGGCCACCACCGCGCGGAGCGGGATGGCGCGGTTCACCTTCCCGGCCACCACTCAGGCGAACCTGCTGTTCAAGCTGAACAGCAGTCAGAACGGCGGGAGTTCGACCCAGTTCAACGTGGTGTCCAGCACCGAGGTCAGCGGCCAGGTCACGAGCGGCCGGTTCTGCGGGGCGGGCAACAGCTACACCGTGTACTTCGACATGGTCTTCGACCGGCCGTTCGCCACCAGCGGCAGCTCACTCGCGCCGGAGAAGCCCGCGCCGAGCGCGAAGCGGGCCGGGAAGAACGCGGCGGACAAGCCCAACCACCCGCGCCTGCACGGCACCGCGCCCAAGTCCGTCAAGGGCGGTGCGACTCCGAAGGCCGCCGCGTCCAACGCCCACGTCACCTTCGACACCAGCTCCAGTCAGACCGTCCAGGCCAAGGTGGGCGTCTCCTACGTGTCGATCGCCAACGCGAGCGCCAACCGGGTCGCAGAGAACCCCAACTGGAACTTCGACGCGATCCGCACCTCGGCGCACGACGCCTGGGACTCGGCGCTGGGCAAGGTGCTGATCGGTGGCGGCACCTCGGACCAGCAGAAGATCTTCTACACCGCGCTCTACCACTCGCTGCTGCACCCGAACGTCATCAGCGACACCAACGGCCAGTACTTCGGCTTCGACGGCAGGACGCACACGGTGGACTCCGGTCACAGGGCCGCGTACGCCAACTACTCGGGCTGGGACATCTACCGTTCCCAGGCCCAGCTGGAGGCGCTGGTCAGTCCCCAAGTGGCTTCCGACACCGCCCAGTCGATGCTCGACGACTACCAGCAGACCGGGATCTTCCCCAAGTGGTCGGAGAACAACGGCGAGTCCTACGTCATGGTCGGTGACCCGGCCGCCGCGATCATCGCCGACTACTACGCCTTCGGCGCACGGAACTTCGACACCTCGGCGGCGCTCGCGGGGCTGCTGAAGCAGGCGAGCACCGCCAACAACGACCGCCCCGGCCTCAGTTACCTCGACAACCCCGGCTACGAGCCGCACGACGGCAGCTACGGCTGCTGCAACTTCTACGGCCCCGTGGCCACCACCCTGGAATACAACACCGCCGACTTCGCCCTCTCCGCCTTCGCCGGCGCCCTGGGTGACAGCGGGAGCCAGAAGACGTACGCGCACCGGGCGCAGGACTGGCGTAACGTGCTCAACCCGGCCTCCGGCTTCGTCCAGCCGCGCAACCTCGACGGCAGCTGGACCGGCGGGTTCGACCCGACCAGCGGGACGGACATGGTGGAGGCCGACTCCTGGATCTACACCGGCATGGTGCCGTTCAACGTGGCCGGGCTCGCCACCGCCAAGGGCGGCAACAAGGTGATGGGCGACTACCTGGACACCGTGCTGCGCAGCTACACCGGTGCCAACGGCTACGCCTGGGTGGGCAACGAGCCGAGCATCGAACTCCCCTGGGAGTACGACTACATCGGCATGCCGTACAAGACCCAGGCGACGGTGCGCGCGGTCCAGGACCAGATCTGGTCCAACTCCCCGGCGGGGCTGGCCGACGGCAACGACGACCTGGGCGCGATGAGTGCCTGGTACGTATGGTCGGCGCTCGGCATGTTCCCGATGACGCCGGGCACGGCCGATCTCGCCCTCGGTTCCCCGCTGTTCCCGCAGGCGCAGGTCACGCTGCCCTCGGGCAAGACGCTGACCGTCAACGGCACCGGCGCGGCGGACAACGCCCCCTACGTCCAGTCCGCGACCTTCAACGGCTCGGCGTGGAACAACGCCTACGCCCCGACGTCCGCGCTCACCTCGGGAGGCACCCTCGGCTTCACCCTGGGCACCACCGCCAACACCGGCTGGGCGAGCGGGACTTCGGCCGCACCCCCGTCGTACCCCGATGACACCTCCGCCCCGGCCAAGCCCCGGGTGGGTCCGGTGAAGGCCGGTGTCAGCTCCTCGCTCTGCGTGGACGACGCCAACTCCGGTACGGCGGACCACACCGCGATCCAGCTCTGGACCTGCAACGGCACATACGCCCAGGACTGGACGGTCGCCTCGGACGGCACCCTGCGCACCCTCGGCA